A single window of Syntrophus aciditrophicus SB DNA harbors:
- a CDS encoding bifunctional ADP-dependent NAD(P)H-hydrate dehydratase/NAD(P)H-hydrate epimerase, translating to MRVCSVQEMRAMDRYAIEHLAIPEEILMENAGLAAAAVLKREIGIPGRKFVIFCGGGNNGGDGFVVARKVFSDGGTVRVFLLADPEKFRGAARTNLDILKRLPIDLISVESAEQVRCDIRHCHGIVDAIFGTGLDRPVGGLFKEVIDLINGSGRKVLSLDIPSGVNGDTGEIMGVAVQADFTVTFGLPKIGNILYPGFSRGGKLHVCHISFPPDLQAGTSRGVLLNNPPPVPPRNLDAHKGSVGEALFIAGAANYFGAPCFAALSFLKAGGGYSRLAAPASMIPSIAQRGGEIVFVPQRETAAGSLSGDNFEELLALSAKMDMVVIGPGLSLEEETKSLVRALVQDIARPLLIDGDGITAVASRPELISERKAPTILTPHPGEMARLSGMSIQDIRRERIRILQETAANLRAIVVLKGAHSLIGMPDGRVFINLSGNPGMATAGSGDVLTGTIAAMYGQGLPLEDAVCKGVLIHGLSGDLAAEARGEDGITAQDILNFLPEARKADREGVPAELFRRYSGPEIL from the coding sequence ATGAGAGTATGCAGCGTTCAGGAAATGCGTGCCATGGACAGATATGCCATTGAACATCTTGCCATTCCGGAGGAAATCCTGATGGAGAACGCCGGTTTGGCTGCCGCGGCTGTTTTGAAGCGGGAAATCGGAATCCCGGGCAGAAAATTTGTCATCTTCTGCGGCGGAGGAAACAACGGGGGCGACGGTTTTGTTGTCGCCCGGAAAGTTTTTTCCGACGGTGGAACCGTCAGGGTTTTTCTCCTTGCCGATCCGGAGAAATTTCGCGGGGCGGCCCGGACCAATCTGGATATTCTGAAGCGGCTTCCCATCGATCTGATCAGCGTGGAATCTGCGGAACAGGTCCGCTGCGATATCCGTCACTGCCACGGCATTGTGGACGCAATTTTCGGAACCGGTCTGGACCGGCCGGTGGGCGGTCTTTTCAAGGAAGTGATTGACCTCATAAACGGCAGTGGCAGAAAGGTCCTGAGTTTGGATATTCCCTCCGGTGTGAACGGCGACACGGGCGAGATCATGGGCGTGGCGGTGCAGGCCGATTTCACGGTGACATTCGGCCTTCCGAAAATAGGCAACATTCTTTACCCCGGATTTTCCCGGGGCGGGAAGCTTCATGTCTGCCACATCTCTTTCCCTCCGGATCTGCAGGCGGGAACGTCGAGAGGCGTCCTGTTGAACAACCCGCCGCCTGTGCCGCCGAGGAATCTCGACGCGCACAAGGGCAGCGTGGGGGAGGCCCTTTTTATCGCCGGGGCGGCAAATTATTTCGGGGCTCCCTGCTTCGCGGCCCTCTCCTTTCTCAAGGCGGGCGGCGGCTATTCCCGGCTGGCCGCGCCGGCTTCCATGATCCCCTCCATCGCCCAGAGGGGTGGCGAGATCGTCTTTGTTCCTCAACGGGAAACCGCGGCGGGCAGTCTGTCCGGAGATAACTTTGAAGAGCTGCTTGCCCTTTCGGCAAAGATGGATATGGTGGTTATCGGTCCCGGCCTTTCCCTGGAGGAAGAGACGAAAAGCTTGGTGCGGGCCCTGGTTCAGGACATTGCCCGGCCCCTGCTGATCGATGGTGACGGCATCACGGCGGTGGCTTCCCGTCCGGAGCTGATTTCGGAAAGAAAAGCGCCGACGATTCTCACCCCTCATCCCGGGGAAATGGCAAGGCTTTCCGGGATGAGCATTCAGGACATCCGGCGGGAGCGGATTCGGATTCTTCAGGAGACGGCGGCGAATCTCCGGGCCATCGTTGTTCTGAAAGGCGCTCATTCACTCATCGGGATGCCCGATGGCCGGGTCTTCATTAATCTCAGTGGAAATCCGGGAATGGCGACGGCAGGATCAGGTGATGTTCTGACCGGGACGATTGCGGCGATGTATGGTCAGGGTCTGCCCCTGGAGGATGCCGTCTGCAAGGGGGTATTGATTCATGGATTGTCAGGCGATCTGGCGGCCGAGGCCCGTGGGGAGGACGGGATTACCGCGCAGGATATCCTGAATTTCCTGCCCGAGGCGAGGAAAGCGGATCGGGAGGGGGTGCCGGCTGAACTTTTCCGCCGTTATTCCGGTCCGGAGATCCTGTAG
- a CDS encoding polyprenyl synthetase family protein codes for MQIQDVFSRYGAELKRVEEEMEFHLRSEVAIIPEIVTHLLGSGGKRFRPLLLLISADLFGYQGRRCHTLSAVLEFIHTASLFHDDVIDKAESRRGKVSANNIWGNAAVVLVGDFLYSKAYQLMAEDGSMEIMHLISTTSNVMSEGEVFQLIKCGEVNLTEEDYLKIIEKKTAILISAACALGGYLGGAEVHQIEALKQFGLRLGSAFQMTDDTLDYVAREEDFGKVIGKDLNEGKMTLPLIYTLKRCTPEERKFIETALAERRTREMPAGDILTLISRYDGITDALNQAETLIDEGRTFLAGLPEGPAKEALFAVSEFVLNRDL; via the coding sequence ATGCAGATTCAGGATGTTTTTTCCCGTTACGGTGCGGAGCTGAAGCGCGTTGAAGAGGAAATGGAATTTCATCTTCGTTCCGAGGTCGCCATCATCCCCGAAATTGTCACCCACCTTCTGGGCAGCGGCGGCAAGCGCTTCCGTCCACTGCTGCTGCTGATATCCGCCGACCTGTTCGGTTATCAGGGAAGACGCTGTCATACGCTTTCCGCGGTTCTCGAGTTCATCCATACCGCGAGTCTGTTCCATGACGATGTCATCGACAAGGCGGAATCCCGCCGAGGCAAAGTTTCGGCCAACAATATCTGGGGAAATGCCGCCGTCGTTCTGGTCGGCGATTTTCTTTATTCGAAGGCCTACCAGCTTATGGCGGAGGACGGCAGCATGGAGATCATGCACCTCATTTCAACCACTTCCAACGTCATGTCGGAAGGGGAGGTCTTTCAGTTGATCAAATGTGGAGAAGTCAACCTGACGGAAGAGGATTATCTGAAAATTATTGAGAAAAAGACCGCCATTCTCATCTCCGCGGCTTGCGCCCTGGGCGGTTATCTGGGTGGCGCCGAAGTCCATCAGATCGAAGCCCTGAAGCAGTTCGGGCTGCGGCTGGGCTCGGCTTTCCAGATGACGGACGACACGCTGGATTACGTTGCCCGGGAAGAAGATTTCGGAAAAGTCATCGGCAAGGATCTCAACGAAGGCAAGATGACCCTGCCACTGATTTACACCTTGAAGCGCTGTACTCCGGAGGAAAGGAAGTTCATCGAGACGGCCCTGGCTGAAAGAAGAACGCGGGAAATGCCGGCCGGTGACATACTGACTCTGATCTCCCGCTATGACGGCATTACCGACGCCCTGAATCAGGCCGAAACCCTGATTGATGAGGGAAGAACCTTTCTGGCCGGTCTGCCTGAGGGGCCGGCGAAGGAGGCCCTGTTCGCCGTTTCGGAGTTCGTGCTGAATCGGGATCTTTAA
- the msrB gene encoding peptide-methionine (R)-S-oxide reductase MsrB codes for MTEQGETTQVATFAGGCFWCLQADFEKIPGIVKVVSGYAGGTEDRPTYENYSRTGHVEAVQITFDPRKITYGQLLDVFWRHIDPTDRGGQFVDRGAHYRSVIFYHDDVQKKAAEKSKEDLQNSGRFDKPIVTDIVPFTRFYEAEAYHQDFAEKNPGRYKLYRFHSGRDSFQEKVWRKEAGKTPSGSGAPYRRPDDATLKKTLTPLQYHVSRQEGTEPPFRNEYWDNKKEGIYVDVISGEPLFSSRDKYDSGTGWPSFSKPLEPDNIVEREDHSLSMRRTEVRSRHADSHLGHVFPDGPRPSGLRYCMNSAALRFIPKEDLEKEGYGKYAELFK; via the coding sequence ATGACAGAACAAGGGGAAACAACTCAGGTCGCCACGTTCGCCGGCGGCTGTTTCTGGTGTCTGCAGGCCGATTTCGAAAAAATCCCCGGCATCGTCAAAGTGGTTTCCGGATACGCCGGAGGCACGGAAGACCGGCCGACCTACGAAAACTACAGCAGAACCGGACACGTCGAAGCCGTTCAAATCACCTTCGATCCCCGGAAAATCACCTATGGGCAGTTGCTGGACGTTTTCTGGAGGCACATCGATCCGACGGACAGGGGTGGACAGTTCGTTGACCGGGGCGCCCATTACCGGAGCGTCATTTTCTATCACGATGACGTGCAGAAGAAGGCAGCGGAAAAATCAAAGGAGGATCTGCAGAACTCAGGCAGGTTCGACAAGCCCATTGTCACGGATATTGTTCCCTTCACAAGGTTTTATGAAGCCGAAGCATATCACCAGGACTTCGCCGAAAAGAATCCGGGACGATACAAGCTCTACCGTTTTCACTCCGGCCGGGATTCGTTTCAGGAAAAGGTATGGCGAAAGGAAGCCGGCAAGACCCCGTCGGGCAGTGGCGCCCCCTACCGAAGGCCGGATGACGCCACCTTGAAAAAGACCCTGACGCCTCTCCAATATCATGTATCCCGGCAGGAGGGCACGGAACCTCCTTTTCGCAATGAATACTGGGATAATAAGAAAGAGGGAATCTATGTGGACGTGATCTCCGGGGAACCGCTTTTCAGTTCCCGGGATAAATACGATTCCGGCACAGGATGGCCGAGCTTTTCGAAGCCTCTCGAGCCGGATAACATCGTGGAAAGGGAGGATCATTCCCTCTCCATGCGCCGTACGGAGGTTCGAAGCCGCCATGCCGATTCCCATCTCGGCCATGTCTTCCCCGACGGGCCCAGACCATCAGGGTTGAGATACTGCATGAATTCCGCCGCTCTGCGCTTTATCCCGAAAGAAGACCTGGAAAAAGAAGGCTACGGCAAGTACGCCGAACTGTTCAAATAG
- a CDS encoding MlaE family ABC transporter permease — translation MRPDIQESSEEKAGWNAIRLLSWPFAQLGRSVISWINNSGAAAIFLLLAALKIFRPRQLMKITQQIYYIGARSTMIIMLVGLFTGMVLGLQSYHALVQVGAEGALGTLVALSLIRELGPVLTAIMITARAGSAITAQIGIERISEQIDALDTMHIDPLRYLISPRIAAAIISFPVLTALFDLIGILGSYISGVLIMGANAGTFFHRVQSSVEMSDVNEGFIKAIVFAVIVSTVCCYQGYFAHMRPDSHGAKAVGLSTTSAVVLSCVLILVSDYVVTSLLI, via the coding sequence ATGCGTCCGGATATTCAGGAAAGTTCCGAGGAAAAAGCAGGGTGGAATGCCATCAGGCTGCTGTCCTGGCCGTTTGCCCAACTCGGAAGATCGGTGATCAGCTGGATCAACAATTCCGGGGCTGCGGCCATCTTCCTACTGCTCGCTGCCCTGAAAATCTTCCGTCCCCGGCAGCTGATGAAGATCACTCAGCAGATCTATTATATCGGGGCGCGTTCCACGATGATTATCATGCTGGTCGGGCTTTTTACCGGCATGGTCCTGGGGCTCCAGTCCTACCATGCCCTGGTTCAGGTGGGCGCGGAAGGGGCGCTCGGCACCCTCGTCGCCCTGTCGCTGATTCGGGAACTGGGCCCTGTTCTCACGGCGATCATGATAACCGCCAGGGCCGGTTCGGCGATAACAGCCCAGATCGGTATTGAACGCATCTCGGAGCAGATTGACGCTCTTGACACCATGCACATTGATCCATTGAGATACCTCATCAGCCCGAGAATCGCGGCGGCAATCATCAGTTTTCCCGTGCTTACGGCGCTCTTTGACCTCATCGGCATACTGGGCAGTTACATTTCCGGGGTCCTGATCATGGGAGCGAATGCCGGCACCTTTTTTCATCGGGTTCAGTCCAGCGTGGAAATGTCGGATGTCAACGAGGGATTTATCAAGGCCATTGTTTTTGCTGTTATCGTTTCCACCGTCTGCTGTTATCAGGGCTATTTTGCCCACATGCGTCCGGACAGCCACGGGGCCAAGGCCGTCGGCCTCTCCACAACCTCGGCCGTTGTGCTTTCCTGCGTGCTGATTCTGGTATCGGATTACGTGGTCACTTCTCTTCTGATTTAG
- a CDS encoding ABC transporter ATP-binding protein, which yields MDIPLIEFQDVTKRFGDRTVLDRVNLKIYEGEVTTIIGLSGGGKSVLLKHIIGLLKPDEGTILFRGKPLNGMSKKERYAALGRMSYMFQDNALFDSMTVYENIALPLQETMNLKKKEIERRVMARIEQTELIDAVHKYPSELSGGMQKRVALARALVIDPQIVLFDEPTSGQDPVRKNAILSMIAQYQRKFGFTAVLVSHEIPDVYFISNRILALYDRTIVFQGTVEELEDFEHPFKDEVIRSLEGLQEELTGLRSKRQFKVLYHANLKRSALGESYTVLVFTLEALDAVITALGYDAAQKTIHYMGLFIDKHFAPIGGFSTRISFNEFVTMLPYSDRAEAEAIVKDFIPDLQEGIRQIQEGTRRKATSGECIEFVVHAGLAQGNPLEEIDSVIESAKRQQKEIGRLQCATQE from the coding sequence ATGGATATACCATTGATTGAATTTCAGGACGTGACGAAACGCTTCGGAGACCGAACCGTTCTGGACCGGGTCAACCTGAAGATCTATGAAGGGGAGGTCACAACCATCATCGGCCTCAGCGGCGGGGGGAAAAGCGTTCTTCTCAAGCATATCATCGGTTTGCTCAAACCGGATGAAGGGACTATTCTTTTCCGGGGAAAGCCTCTGAACGGGATGTCCAAAAAAGAGAGGTATGCCGCCCTCGGGAGGATGAGTTACATGTTTCAGGACAATGCGCTTTTCGATTCCATGACCGTTTATGAAAATATTGCGCTGCCTCTCCAGGAGACGATGAACCTGAAAAAAAAGGAAATCGAGCGCCGGGTCATGGCGAGAATCGAACAGACGGAACTCATCGACGCTGTTCACAAGTATCCCTCCGAACTCTCAGGGGGCATGCAGAAACGAGTGGCCCTGGCGCGGGCGCTCGTCATCGATCCGCAGATCGTCCTGTTCGATGAACCTACTTCCGGTCAGGATCCCGTCCGGAAAAACGCGATTTTGAGCATGATTGCCCAGTATCAGAGAAAATTCGGATTTACAGCGGTTCTGGTGAGTCATGAAATTCCAGATGTATATTTTATTTCCAACCGGATTCTCGCTCTTTATGATCGAACCATCGTTTTTCAGGGGACTGTGGAGGAGCTTGAAGATTTCGAGCACCCGTTCAAGGATGAAGTCATCCGCAGTCTGGAAGGGCTGCAGGAAGAGTTGACGGGGCTGCGGTCCAAGCGGCAGTTCAAGGTCCTCTATCATGCGAATCTGAAACGCAGCGCATTGGGTGAGAGCTATACGGTCCTGGTTTTCACTCTGGAGGCTCTGGATGCCGTTATCACCGCTTTGGGTTACGATGCGGCGCAAAAGACGATTCATTACATGGGATTGTTTATTGATAAACACTTTGCTCCCATCGGGGGCTTTTCCACCCGTATCAGTTTTAACGAATTTGTGACCATGCTTCCCTATTCGGATCGGGCTGAGGCAGAGGCCATTGTGAAGGATTTTATCCCCGATCTGCAGGAAGGAATCCGTCAAATCCAGGAGGGAACAAGGAGGAAGGCGACTTCCGGAGAATGCATCGAATTTGTCGTTCATGCCGGACTGGCCCAGGGGAACCCTCTGGAAGAAATAGATTCCGTCATCGAGTCCG